In Lasioglossum baleicum chromosome 1, iyLasBale1, whole genome shotgun sequence, the genomic window TGGACGTTAATGGGTTagtttaaaaatgaattttagaaaTGAAAATTAGAGTGACTAACTTCAGTTGATTTACGGTCGAGAACTCAATGCGCGCAACAAAGAATGGCCTTGAGATATGAAAATATCCTAATAGCTGCATCGTGGTGTTATCGCGTTTTACGGTGCACTTTAAAGTACACACTCGCGCTGGAGAAACAACAGCACGATTAAACGCGTTATGAATCCCGCTGGTTAATGAAATGATTCACTGCGCAAGGTGTAACGTGCTCGCGATGACTAACACCGACGTCGAACAaacgttccttttttttttgttcttcgGACCGTTGAATATCTGGGAACTCCTTCCCGTTGGTCGATCGATTTTTTCCTCTCCTGTCATTTTTATTAGCCGTTTCAGCGATCACCGCGATAACTCCTTGGATCGCATTAAAATTTCCACACGCGGTTTAGTGTCTCCTTGAAGAACGGAACGGAAACACTTTACGTTCAATGGTAACGAAAGAAAACGAGTGTTGGAATGTTTCGCGCCGATACAGTTTCATATCTGAAACATTACGTTCTTCTGCAGAACCTGGTCTCATTAAAGTCGAAGGACGGGGAGCTTTGCATTGTGTCTAGCGAAACTGGTTTCGATCGTCTTTTCGAGTAATGGCTGTTTCAAACAGCCGTATGAAAGAGAGACAATTATGTGTATATCAAGCACCGCGTGACTAAGAACTTCCAGAGTAATAATAGCGGAGatgcgtttgacttttggaacgATGAAATACTACAAAGTTTACCgaaagatcatttttatttgtaatattaaaattgaaatgaatattGACTACAATTCTTGGACGATATTAATCAATAATGAATTGCAATAATACATaccatttaaccctttgcactcggagcaattttaatttgaaaattaaacatttcttccgccctagaatatttccattccctatgatttattTCATGATGTAAGCAACATATTTCatgatgtaaacaatattttaaattatggtacagcaatttttagtggcccctcagagtcaccattcgagtgatAAGAGTTCAAAAGTATAAGTAACAAGCAACGATCTATTATCAGGATCAAGGTCTTcgcttaaattgaaaatttcgaaaaacgtACTAGATTCAAGTACTAGATTCACaaaacaataatattcataatatgacGAAGATCGTCCAAAAGACCACATTCAATCAATCCGACTTTTGAAATACACACTACCATTCAGAAATATTCGATCATGTAAGCAAGAAAAATCCGCTTCTTTACTGGAGATAAATCTTAAGCGTTTTTATACTGGTAATTACTTTGCGCAACTGATGAACAGATTAACGATTTTTATTCGGCTTCCTAGAAGTAACTGCAAAGATTAGAATTATACTCGAGCTCATTAACACACAACCACGTTACCTTTATTCAACACGTTCGCAATTATATTCATGTTTGTCTTGTTCGATCGATACCTGCCTCGATTCTATAAATTATGTTAAATCGATGCCTGTTCAAATTTCCCAATATACAATTCATTACAAAGAACATAATGCCTGTTTAAATTCTACGAAGTATAAAATTCCTAGACGAAAGTCTGAAATGGATATAGCCGGCTATCCGATTATGGTAGGGTTAACAAGTAATTGGTCGGGTGGTGCGAAGTGACGAGCAAGGATTTGCCATAAGACCGAGGGTCCCGCTCGATGGAATGATCCCcgtttaaattgaaattgtgaCAACGAACGCGTCACTTTTCATTCAACCCTACGGAATGGCTGACACAGGTCGGCTCTCGTAGGGCTGCACGACGGAAGTAGCGTCTGTCCGACGAGACGGATGCCCGAAAGAAAGTTCTCGAAGTCAATTCCGTAATGGTCGGCGTAGCATTGAATTCAATTGAATAATGGCTCCGTCGTCGTTGGGGGGAGGAGCGCGAAAGGCAGCCGCCCCGATCATTATCCATCATTCGGCCGATTATCGTGATATTCCCGCGGCATTCGCCTTTATCGCCCGTTATTCAACGCGTCGAGAGAGTGATACACGCGTGAAAGAAGCTTCGAGACGACGAACTCTGGTCCACCTCGGCTGAACATCTTCTCCTGGAGCCACCTTTCATCCTTTAGGCTTCGCAGAGCTCCTCCATCCAGCAtccttttaacactaaacctaccaccatcgGTCAAATCACCGGTTCCTGACTTTTTAGTTCACAATTGTTGAAACTGTAAAGATATTCTCgtggtaaataaattatatttagtaGAGCAtatattatattgggttggcaagaaagtaatttcggtattttaaggtgaaacagaGCCCAATTTTCTTATctaagcaatgaattttaatgaataagatattctccCTTTTGTTTGATGATCTTctaccaaaaagaataaataagaaaatattttattggttaaagttcattgcttgattaaggaaattcggttttatttcaccttaaaatacctaaagtactttcttgccaacctagTAATATGAACCGCgcaaagttcaaataaatttaatcttgttatttttacaagGCACCGTGTACCGGCTGCTTGTAAAGCTCGAAACCTAttatcaaaatttcaaattgtaaTTATGCTTCATGTtggaaaatcaaattaaaattattttcattgaagATTAGAGCTTCGGTAAACTTCTAGTAAATTATGAAGCATCGGAGTTCTAATGATTGTAATGGTAAAATAAATCTTGGGGTTAACAGTGTATCGTCGAATATGTATGTTGATTCGTCTAACGATAAGAAGAGCTATCGTTTTATGCAGAGGAAGAGTATAATCGCACGAACTAACGCAGCCTCTAGTTTTCGAGGGATTAATAATAGAACAACACACGCACGCTAACATAATAAACGTTCTAATGCAGATTTAAGTGCACGAGACACAATGACAGAACACGAGAGAGGCAGAATATGGAATAATGACATTGTATTATACAATGAGCTGCGTATGCGTTCCATTGGAACAGCAGCGGGAAACAAACAGCGCGTGCGTTCCGGGCAGCGTTAATAAATTCGATCTGGAAGAAATTCACGATATTCTGAGATCATTATTAGGGTATCTAATCTCTGTATATACAtacagagaaaaagaaagagaaagagagagagagagagagactgttgCCTCTCTGTGTCACTTAGTTAACAGGAAGTCGGTCATCTCTCACGGTAGCGAATAATATCTTGGACTATGGCGTTACAATTTCATTCGATTTGATTGACGTCTCAATCATCCTCGGTGACATTCAATTACGATAATCTTATCCGAGCGACAATATCTGGTTAACGGAACTTCTTGAGAAGTTCATTGCTGTTCGTTAACCCTCTCGATACTAGTCTCTTCTTTCACCAGAAACAAACCAGTCGATTTTTGTAAGAGTTGTTCCATTGTAAAGCAAACTGCACAGAACTTTTTGAATGCCTTTCATTAAATTCAACCGATCAATCTAAGAGAACTGGATCCAATCCAAAATCTAACAATAGCTCCCGgatattttatttgacaattattgacaaTTGCATAGACGATCATGTTGGGAATGATTGAAGTCACTTACGAATTAGTGTCAGAAAATGTGGAAATTCAATTTTGTAAATAAGACAACATATGTTAATCGCATCTTTCTCTCTCGAGGTGAAAATcaaaatgaaatgaattttgtaaattttataaGGCAACGTATACTCGCTGGTTTTCGTGTCCGGTACGTTTAAACGATTTTTCGTGACGGTGTCTCGCTGCTCGCTGGTCTGTCGCAATCGTCGATCGCGATCTTCGATCTCCCCGTAAAAATCCTGGTGGAAGGACAATCGGACGTCGTGGTATCGGTGCCTCCGGTATCTCCGGCTAGGATCGCTAAGGCAGATCTACCGTTAACGATCGCCGCGCTCCATTAAACACACGGCTCGGCTAATTACCGATTCCCCGTGCCCGCTCTGATTCTCGTATGGGCTGCGCGTTTGCGCGCGATCGCGACGCATATGCTATGCATCCCGGCTCCACCCGATCGCCTCTTGGCCGATCGGCCAACAGTATCAATCCCTCGGATCTAAATATAACCGGTGCGACATCAGTGGCCTGGATCCGATCGAAAGCAAACACGGAAGATTCGTGCCGGGGTAATTGCACCGATCCATGGATCGTTGCCGATCGCGAGCGAGCCGATCCGTCGTGCCACAGCCTCCGATCGATCGTGCTCAGACTGGAATCGATTCTCGGAACGTTCCTCGAACCTCCTCGATATTATCGGCTATATCGAGCTTCGGCGGAAACGCTTTTGCATTCATTAGCGTGAATTTTAAATCTATATATAGATTAATTGCGTTCACGGGTTTTATGGAATTATGCAGGTGAAACAGGAACAATTGAGTTGGTGAGAAagagataataatttaaatacattcgCTCCGAATTTGATTAAAGTTATTGAACGgtgatatacatttttatttaatttatagttGGAACAGTGGACTTAGGAATTTCTTATTAGCTGTATGACTTATTTCCTAGCTATCTTTTtgtgaatttattaattatttcacaAAGTAAAGGATTAAATtaccattaaaaaaataaataaatccaaAGGACACAGCAGTGAAATAAAGGACAGTTCTCTTAAGTAAGCGAATGACTGAAGAAGGCCGAAATGTGACAGAGCCTCTATAAAAATCCTGGAGATGAATCCTCTCTCGATGCCATAATCGCAGGCGCGGAGTGGATTCGCCCGATGATCCGCAAGTCAATTCGCCGGCGTAGCTCGCCCGTTCGTTCGCCGATTGATCGTTAAAGGAGAATGTTTTCCAGTCGAACCGTCGCAGGAATTGCGAGCAACAGGAGGGAACTGGGTGTGCCGACGCGTTTGCTTGATCGACAGGGACACGGGAGTAAAAATAAGCAAGCCGTGGGATTAACGGGTGTTCCCGCAGACGAGGAACCTGGCGCCAGCCACTAAATTAGCTGCTTGGACGACGTGCCGCGATGCTTCATTCCTGCCTCGTATTCCTGCTCCTCCTTTTCCTTCttccacttcttcttcttctgtggGGCTTTCCGCTCCTCCGTTTCCAGACGGGACCGTGTACGATCGTTCCTGAAAGCATGTGATTAGAGGAAAGTTCAGCGAAAATCTGGAGAAACAGCCTGACAGGCTGGGGCGGGACCCCGGTCGCACGCCCGGAATCCTGTTAGCCAGTAGCCTGGAAAGATAAGCCGCGGCCAATTCAAGGTTATTATGTTGCCTATTAGTAAATTTATCGCTCCCACCTGGATCGATACATTTTTCCCCTGAGTTCTGGTTCTGTGTCATCTCAGCTGCTTGGGATCGAGGCTTGATCCAGTCTTGGGTCATCAAACTTTGGGTTTAATCTCGACTTCGCGTGAACGTTTCGAGTGGGGTGAGGTAGATCTGAGCCTGTTTGAAGCCGAAACTAGTTTTGACTTGATACGGGTCAAAGTTTTCAGTTTAACTCGCCTCTTGGAATGTTCCTTTGGGGATTATTATCGTGATCCGGATCCAGATTGTCTTCTTCGTTCATTTAGTTTTCAGTTGGCTAAACGTGACTGTTGTAATATTCCATGCAGACTATTCTTAAGGGACATCTAGATTGTCTTCTGAATTAAGAAAGTGCATGAAAACGATTaattttgcactcggagctattttaacttgaaaattaagcatttctaccgacctagaataatttcattctatatgatgtttttctttttatagatataaaattgatttaatacctcatacaatacttaaatgttcagtaattgactagataccaacatatttgacCACTGTCGCCACTCGAGCGCTAAGAGTTAGATAATTAAATCGACACAAGAAGCAGCTGTTGGAGCATGATTATTACTGTTCGATGATGTAAGATGTGTTTGAAGTGCAATGGAATCTCGACGAGTGTTGAAAAGAACGCTCACAGGTGctcgatggagagagagagaccgacagCGCACGCGACGGAAATGACATAACCGAAGAAAGTAAAATCGGACAATTTGGTCAGTTGCTCGGTGTCCCGACGGTGTCCTGACCTGCGGCAACATTACGAAACCGGAAACCTTCTTCCTCCATGAAGCGTAGAAGTAGAAATTTCAATTTCCCGATTGACATATTTATCGTTACTTCTCTGAAGTAAGATGTCGCTgaaaaactaatacttttatctAGTATTATCTGTGGAAGCATTTCGTCTTGAGATACAACGTCCTGAAGAAATGGTTACTCGACGTCTTCATCGTACCGAAGTAATTGTAAAACAGAGCAGCATCTTTAGGCCCTTCCTGTGTTCAACATAGAAAGTTTCTTTTAGCTTGCTGTTATAGCCTAATCCCTGTTACACGCGTAGCATAatttatacacacacacacacacatcaccGATAGGTACTCTAGCCTCCAGCTTAGCGAAGCAAAGTCATAATTCTAGCGTCTACGACCGTTTATTCTATCTCTCGTGTACAACGTAGGAAATTCATACCTGTTGAAAAAACTCACCAATGACACCACGGCTGATATCTGCAAAGCCATCATCGATGGGCACCACGTCCGAAAGCAATTTTTGCTGGCCGTTTCTTGGCGCACCAAGCTGGGCACCGATCGTCGATGGGAAAAAGACAGCGATTAGCAGCGAAGGAGCGCGCCGTCGCCGAGATAGTTATTCAATAATGGACAAGAATGATCCGTGAAAAGGTTGGTGAACCTGGCGAACGCACGGCAAAACCTCGAAGGCCGAGGTCTCGCAGCTCTGATCCACGGTTGCGCGTCCCTTAGCGACCGGTCGCCGGTTGCTCATCGCCTTCAGGCGCCACGGAGGGtgactctttttctttctctcccttCTGTTCCCCTCATCCCCCTCTCTTTTTCGCCAGCATCTCGCCCCCCGGTGTCCCTTCATCCCGCCCCCTTCGGCTCCCATTCCATCTGGTTTCTGCAGTCCGGCGGCCGTATACGGGGAGATTCGCTTAGCGTCGATACGGTTTGCTGAACGCCGAGCAAAAAGCTAAACCTGCTCCACACTCCGCGCGCATCCTCTTCTCTCCTTTTTTCCGGCGTGTTGT contains:
- the LOC143212974 gene encoding uncharacterized protein LOC143212974 isoform X2, coding for MMALQISAVVSLERSYTVPSGNGGAESPTEEEEVEEGKGGAGIRGRNEASRHVVQAANLVAGARFLVCGNTR
- the LOC143212974 gene encoding uncharacterized protein LOC143212974 isoform X1; this translates as MTQDWIKPRSQAAEMTQNQNSGEKCIDPGGSDKFTNRQHNNLELAAAYLSRLLANRIPGVRPGSRPSLSGCFSRFSLNFPLITCFQERSYTVPSGNGGAESPTEEEEVEEGKGGAGIRGRNEASRHVVQAANLVAGARFLVCGNTR
- the LOC143212974 gene encoding uncharacterized protein LOC143212974 isoform X3, with protein sequence MMALQISAVVSLVSFFNRNDRTRSRLETEERKAPQKKKKWKKEKEEQEYEAGMKHRGTSSKQLI
- the LOC143212974 gene encoding uncharacterized protein LOC143212974 isoform X4, with protein sequence MNEEDNLDPDHDNNPQRNIPRGSDLPHPTRNVHAKSRLNPKFDDPRLDQASIPSS